One stretch of Microbacterium terrae DNA includes these proteins:
- a CDS encoding FBP domain-containing protein, with the protein MRPLTENEVRSSFVNASTDDLRLVALPADFPFVDWDHLDFYAWSDPRTRARGYVIAEVSGAPRGIVLRRADGSSRARAAMCNLCHTMQPGDQVSLFTARKAGDAGAQGDSVGTYICTDLSCHENVRLAAPLAPNEVRASVDMRIDGTTRRTRAFVERVLEGVHETNGGG; encoded by the coding sequence ATGCGTCCGCTCACCGAGAATGAGGTTCGTTCATCGTTCGTGAACGCCTCGACCGACGACCTGCGACTGGTCGCACTGCCGGCTGATTTCCCGTTCGTCGACTGGGACCACCTGGACTTCTACGCGTGGTCCGACCCGCGCACCCGTGCCCGCGGCTACGTCATCGCCGAGGTCAGCGGTGCGCCCCGCGGCATCGTGCTGCGCCGCGCCGACGGCAGTTCCCGCGCACGCGCCGCGATGTGCAACCTCTGCCACACGATGCAGCCGGGCGATCAGGTCTCGCTCTTCACCGCGCGCAAAGCGGGAGACGCGGGCGCCCAGGGCGACAGCGTCGGCACATACATCTGCACCGACCTCTCCTGCCATGAGAACGTGCGGCTGGCGGCGCCGCTGGCGCCCAACGAGGTGCGCGCGAGCGTCGACATGCGCATCGACGGTACGACCCGGCGCACCCGGGCGTTCGTCGAGCGGGTGCTCGAGGGCGTCCACGAGACCAACGGAGGTGGCTGA
- a CDS encoding PfkB family carbohydrate kinase — translation MGRVVVVGDALIDELRDDGGRREFVGGAALNVAVGLSRLGVPSTLVAMVGDDEDGARVRAYLADFGVELIATPSPHGTARATSVRTGGGEPTYVFNAASQRRRIRFGAREAEAFAEAPIVVVSCMALDDEEQVAEFEAALAGARLAIDPNPRTGMMHDAGRFAAAFERLARRSALVKVGDDDARLLYQDSIDALRERVVGWGALAVLAMAGGAGASLESGDVVVRRPISQLPGRIVDTMGAGDAAFAAVIAGLIDDVPRGSAEWDALLGEAMDAAAATCRFEGALLRLPSALADLDLDRIGT, via the coding sequence ATGGGTCGAGTGGTGGTCGTGGGCGATGCCCTCATCGACGAGCTGCGGGACGACGGCGGCCGCCGCGAGTTCGTCGGCGGAGCCGCGCTCAACGTGGCGGTGGGGCTCAGCCGGCTCGGCGTCCCGTCGACGCTCGTGGCGATGGTGGGCGACGACGAGGACGGGGCACGCGTGCGGGCGTACCTCGCCGACTTCGGAGTCGAGCTGATCGCCACACCCTCGCCGCACGGCACCGCGCGGGCGACGAGCGTGCGCACGGGCGGCGGCGAGCCTACGTATGTGTTCAACGCGGCCTCGCAGCGCCGGCGCATCCGCTTCGGTGCGCGTGAGGCTGAGGCCTTCGCCGAGGCGCCGATCGTGGTCGTCAGCTGCATGGCCCTCGACGACGAGGAGCAGGTCGCCGAGTTCGAGGCGGCGCTCGCCGGGGCGCGGCTCGCGATCGACCCGAACCCGCGGACCGGGATGATGCACGACGCCGGGCGCTTCGCCGCGGCGTTCGAGCGGCTCGCGCGCCGGTCGGCGCTGGTCAAGGTGGGAGACGACGACGCCCGCCTGCTCTACCAGGACTCGATCGACGCGCTGCGTGAGCGCGTGGTCGGCTGGGGAGCGCTGGCGGTGCTCGCGATGGCGGGTGGCGCAGGAGCGAGCCTCGAGTCGGGCGATGTCGTCGTGAGGCGCCCGATCTCGCAGCTGCCCGGGCGCATCGTCGACACGATGGGTGCGGGCGATGCCGCGTTCGCCGCAGTGATCGCGGGTCTCATCGACGACGTGCCGCGGGGGAGTGCGGAGTGGGACGCGCTGCTCGGAGAGGCGATGGATGCCGCGGCTGCGACCTGTCGCTTCGAAGGCGCCCTGCTGCGGCTGCCGTCGGCTCTCGCCGACCTCGATCTCGACCGCATCGGCACGTGA
- a CDS encoding phytoene desaturase family protein yields MDAGTRDPIRDVVIVGGGHNALVAAAYLARAGRTVTLLERLDHVGGAAVSERPWDGVDARLSRYSYLVSLLPRRIIDELGLDIRLHRRRYSSYTPDPADPRRGILIDTSDREATAESFARVTDDAREAERFAALTDRLGPLATAVFPTMTGPLPRAGTIRRAVGDDGVWHDIVEAPLCSMLRASLSTDIARGIVLTDGLIGTFAASDESDLRQNRCFLYHVVGGGTGDWDVPIGGMGQVSAALERAARAAGAELRTGVEVTSISPDGEVVAADGERLAGRLVLSGVGGAVLDRLVAAGSGVGSPVDERLAPEGAQLKVNMLLRRLPRLRDDRVSPEAAFAGTFHINETMSQLDAAYDTASGGGIPDPLPAEIYCHSLSDPSILGPALRASGAHTLTLFGLQLPHRLLAGQDPDAARATLLAAAQRSLDSVLAEPIEDCIFEAPDGSACIEARTTADLEDSLGMVGGNIFHGDLSWPWAGDDEPLDTPATRWGVATAHERVLVCGSSSRRGGAVSGLGGHSAAMAALELLAAM; encoded by the coding sequence ATGGATGCCGGCACCCGAGACCCGATCCGCGACGTCGTCATCGTGGGCGGAGGCCACAACGCGCTCGTCGCCGCGGCATATCTTGCGCGAGCGGGCCGCACCGTCACGCTGCTGGAGCGCCTCGATCACGTCGGGGGCGCCGCCGTCTCGGAGCGACCCTGGGACGGTGTCGACGCCCGTCTCTCGCGCTACTCCTACCTGGTGAGTCTGCTGCCGCGGCGGATCATCGATGAACTCGGTCTCGACATCCGGCTGCATCGTCGCCGCTACTCGTCGTATACGCCGGATCCCGCCGATCCTCGTCGCGGCATCCTCATCGACACCAGCGACCGCGAGGCGACGGCCGAATCGTTCGCGCGCGTCACCGACGACGCGCGCGAGGCGGAGAGATTCGCGGCGCTCACCGACCGCCTCGGTCCGCTCGCGACCGCCGTGTTCCCGACGATGACCGGCCCGCTCCCTCGGGCCGGCACGATCCGGCGAGCCGTCGGCGATGACGGTGTCTGGCACGACATCGTCGAGGCTCCGCTCTGCTCGATGCTGCGCGCATCCCTCTCGACCGACATCGCCCGCGGCATCGTCCTCACCGATGGACTCATCGGCACCTTCGCCGCGTCGGACGAGTCCGACCTGCGTCAGAACCGCTGCTTCCTCTACCACGTGGTCGGCGGCGGCACCGGAGACTGGGACGTGCCCATCGGCGGCATGGGACAGGTGTCGGCGGCGCTCGAGCGCGCGGCGCGTGCGGCGGGTGCCGAGCTGCGCACCGGCGTGGAGGTGACCTCGATCTCACCCGACGGCGAGGTCGTCGCCGCCGACGGCGAGCGTCTCGCGGGACGGCTCGTCCTCAGCGGCGTCGGCGGCGCCGTGCTCGACCGGCTCGTCGCGGCGGGTTCGGGAGTGGGATCTCCGGTCGACGAGCGGTTGGCGCCCGAGGGCGCGCAGCTGAAGGTGAACATGCTGCTGCGGCGACTGCCCCGCCTCCGGGACGACCGGGTGAGCCCCGAAGCCGCCTTCGCCGGCACCTTCCACATCAACGAGACGATGAGCCAGCTCGACGCCGCCTACGACACGGCGTCGGGCGGCGGCATCCCCGATCCCCTTCCCGCCGAGATCTACTGCCACTCGCTGAGCGACCCGTCGATCCTCGGGCCCGCGCTGCGCGCCTCAGGCGCGCACACGCTCACCCTCTTCGGCCTGCAGCTGCCGCACCGGCTGCTCGCAGGACAGGATCCGGATGCCGCGCGCGCAACGCTCCTCGCCGCCGCTCAGCGCTCTCTCGACTCGGTGCTCGCCGAGCCGATCGAGGACTGCATCTTCGAGGCGCCCGATGGAAGCGCGTGCATCGAGGCGCGCACCACGGCCGACCTCGAGGACTCGCTCGGCATGGTCGGCGGCAACATCTTCCACGGCGACCTCTCGTGGCCATGGGCAGGCGACGACGAGCCGCTCGACACCCCGGCCACGCGATGGGGCGTCGCCACCGCGCACGAGCGGGTGCTGGTGTGCGGATCCAGTTCGCGTCGGGGCGGCGCCGTCAGCGGACTCGGCGGGCACAGCGCCGCGATGGCCGCGCTGGAGCTGCTCGCTGCGATGTGA
- a CDS encoding inositol monophosphatase family protein: MTDTPAHLQALAIDIAREAGELARRRRSEGVSIAATKSTLADIVTEADREVENLVRRRIAEERPGDGFLGEESGAERGTTDITWVVDPIDGTVNYAYGIPAYAVSIAAVSGEPDPAHYTAQAAAVFNPASGELFHAARGEGAHLDGARLAVTPAPDVSGALVATGFGYDPSTHAGDLARAGRVLAFSRDLRRIGAASLDLAFVAAGRLDGYFERGLHPWDHAAGALLVTEAGGLVGGGGEGGTPSRVMTVAAGPELFPRLLEAALAV; the protein is encoded by the coding sequence ATGACCGACACCCCCGCGCACCTGCAGGCACTCGCGATCGACATCGCCCGCGAGGCGGGGGAACTCGCGCGGAGGCGGCGCTCCGAGGGCGTCTCCATCGCGGCGACCAAGTCGACGCTGGCCGACATCGTCACCGAGGCCGACCGTGAGGTCGAAAATCTGGTGCGCCGGAGGATCGCCGAGGAGCGCCCCGGAGACGGATTCCTCGGCGAGGAGTCGGGCGCCGAGCGCGGGACCACCGACATCACGTGGGTCGTCGACCCGATCGACGGCACCGTCAACTACGCCTACGGCATCCCCGCGTACGCGGTGAGCATCGCCGCGGTTTCGGGGGAGCCTGACCCCGCGCACTACACGGCGCAGGCCGCGGCGGTCTTCAACCCCGCCAGTGGTGAGCTGTTCCACGCCGCACGGGGAGAGGGCGCGCATCTCGACGGCGCGCGCCTGGCGGTCACCCCGGCACCGGACGTGTCGGGCGCGCTGGTGGCCACCGGGTTCGGCTACGACCCGTCGACGCACGCGGGAGACCTCGCCCGCGCGGGCCGGGTGCTGGCTTTCTCGCGAGACCTGCGGCGCATCGGCGCGGCATCCCTCGACCTCGCGTTCGTGGCAGCGGGGCGTCTCGACGGCTACTTCGAGCGAGGTCTGCACCCCTGGGACCACGCCGCCGGCGCGCTGCTCGTCACCGAGGCGGGGGGTCTGGTCGGAGGCGGGGGAGAGGGTGGCACGCCGTCGCGGGTGATGACTGTCGCAGCCGGTCCCGAGCTGTTTCCGCGGCTGCTCGAAGCGGCGCTCGCGGTCTGA